GCAAGCCGTTGCCCGCCGCGCCGGAACAGCTGCTCTTCCCCGATGCGGGCGGGGGTGGTGGTACAGGGGCGCTGCCCGAAGACGCCACGGTCTGCTCCTGCCACAACGTGAGCAAGGCCGACATCGCCGGTGTGATCTCCAGCGGACAGGCCGAGGACGTGGCCGGGATCAAGTCCTGCACCAAGGCGGGAACCGGCTGCGGCTCCTGCGTTCCGATGCTGAAGAGCCTGCTCGACGAGGCCGGAGTCGTCACGTCGAACGCGCTGTGCGAGCACTTCCCGCAGTCCCGCTCGGAGCTCTTCGAGATCGTGCGTGCCACCGGGGTCAAGTCCTTCTCCGAACTGATCTCGCGGTACGGCACCGGACGAGGGTGCGACATCTGCAAACCCGCCGTGGCCTCCATACTGGCGGGCCTGAGCGATGCCCACATCCTCGACGAGGAGCAGGCCACGCTGCAGGACACCAACGACCGCTTCCTGGCCAACATGCAGCGCAACGGAACCTACTCCGTCGTCCCCCGCGTTCCCGCCGGGGAGATCACTCCGGACAAGCTGATCACCCTGGGACAGGTGGCCACCGAGTTCGGGCTCTACACGAAGATCACCGGTGGTCAACGCGTCGACATGTTCGGTGCGCGCGTGGAACAGCTTCCCGAGATCTGGCGCAGGTTGGTCGACGCCGGTTTCGAGTCCGGGCACGCCTACGGGAAGGCGCTGCGCACGGTGAAGTCCTGCGTGGGAACCGACTGGTGCCGGTACGGGGTGCAGGACTCGGTGAGCATGGCCATCCGACTGGAGCTGCGCTACCGGGGGTTGCGGGCACCGCACAAGATCAAGGCCGGGGTGTCCGGCTGCGCCCGGGAGTGCGCCGAGGCCAGGTCGAAGGATTTCGGGGTCATCGCCACCGAGAAGGGGTGGAACCTGTACGTGGGCGGCAACGGCGGGTTCGATCCACGGCACTCGGGACTGCTGGCCTCGGATCTGGACGACGAGCGGCTCGTGGTGCTGTTGGACCGGTTCCTGATGTTCTACGTGCGCACGGCGGAACGGCTGCAACGCACGGCGGGCTGGATCGAGTCGTTCGACAACGGGGTGGAGCACGTGCGCGCGGTGGTGGTGGACGACGTGCTGGGCATCGCCTCCGACCTCGAGGACGCCATGGCACGACACATCTCCGACTACACCGACGAGTGGGCCGCCGTGCTGGAGGACCGGGAAAAGCTCTCCCGCTTCGTCTCGTTCGTCAACGCACCGGAGGCCCCCGACCCGACGATCGAGTTCACCGAGGAGCGGGGCCAGATCCGCCCCGCACCGATCGACCTTCCCACCCCGGTGGTGGAACGCGACCGTGAGTTCTCTTCCGAGGAGGTTTCGGCGTGAACTGGCAACGGATCTGCTCCGAATCCGACCTGCCCACCGAGTTCGGCGTCGCCGCTCTGGTGGACGGGCACACCGTGGCCGTGTTCCGCACGGCTACCGACGAGGTGTACGCGTTGGGAAACGTGGACCCGTTCAGCGGAGCGGGGGTGATCAGCCGCGGCATCGTCGGCGACCGAGAGGGCGAACCCACGGTCTCCTCCCCCATGCACAAGCAGGCCTTCTCGCTGCGCAGCGGGCAGTGTCTGGACGAGCCGGAGACACGGTTGCCCACCTATCCGGTACGTCGCCGGGCCGAGACGATCGAGATCGCGGCATCGTGAGCGGAAACGTCGCGCCCTCCCCCGGTAGAGGAACGCACCATCCGGACCGGGGGGCGAGGAGCTGTTCGACCGGTTCCCGAGCTCCTTCCCTGCTGCTGGTGGCCCACGGCACTCGTGACCCGCGCGGCGGGAGAACCGTCGAGCGGTTGACCGCGGCGGCGAGCGAGGCCCTCGGGGTCACCGGCCGGATGGCCAACGTCGACGTGACCGGTCCGACCGTGGCCGAAGCCCTGAACGGTCTCGCCGGGCCCGTCGTGGCCGTGCCCGCTTTCCTCGCCTCCGGGTACCACGTACGCACGGATCTGCCCGCCCAGCTGGAGCAGCACGGCAGAACCGATGTCACCGTGACCGAGCCGCTGGGACCCGCGGAGGAACTGGCCGAGGTGATGCTGCGCAGACTGGGGCGGGCCGGTCGTCGCCCCGGAGACCCCGTGGTGTTCGCCGCGGCCGGTTCCGCGGACCCCGGGGCGCTGGCCGAGGTGGGAGACATGGCCACGAGCCTGGGGCGCCTGGTCCACCCCGCGGGCAAAGCGCTGGAACCGACCTACATCACCTCCACGCGACCACGTACGGGAGAGGTGTGCGCGGCAGGCGGCCACGGTCCCCGGACGTTCATAGCTCCGTACCTGTTGGCCCCGGGGCTCTTTCACCGCTGGCTCACGGAGATGCCGAGCGCGGGGGTGGCCGAACCTCTCGGGGACGACCGTGAAGTCGTACGGCTGGTAACCCGCCGGTACCGCTCCGTCCTGACCACCGGGTGAGGCCGACCGGCCCGATCGGCACGGCGGCGAGACGCATCACGATGCACGATGATGAGGGCATGCGCTTTTCGCGAACCCGCCCGAGGCCGGACTCGATCAGTCCCACTGCGCACTACACCGGATACGTCTGGGCCAGGAACGGACTCGGGAACGGTGGACTCTCCACCGCTCGAGGGGGTTGGTACTACCGGCTGCTGCAACCGGCCATGGCGCTCAGCCGTGCTTTCGGCGGCCCCGTGTTGGAGGACTTCCTGCTGGCCCGACACAGAGTGATCGATCACCTGCTGTCGGCGGCCATCGAAGCGGGACACATCGACGGGGTGCTCGAGCTCGCCTCGGGAATGTCGCCGCGCGGTTACGAATTCTCCCGCAGCTACGGCTCGGCGATCAACTACGTCGAAACCGACCTTCCGGACATGGCCGCCCGCAAGCACGAGGCCCTCGACAGGATCGGCTCCCTCGGACCGAACCACCGCGTCGAAGCCCTCGACGTCCTACACGGCCAAGGCGGCGACGACCTGCTCGCGCTGGCCGAGGAGTTCACTTCCGGAAAAGGGCTGGCCGTGATCAGCGAGGGCCTGCTCAACTACCTGCCCACCGAGGCGCTGCGCACACTGTGGTCCCGCGTGTTCGCGGTACTGCGTCGGTTCGACACGGGACTGTACCTGTCCGATCTACACGTGGCCGAGGACAACCGCGGACCGGTGGACGCCCTCGGTGCCACGCTGCTCGGCAGGTTCGTCGGAACCGGCCTGCACTTCCACTTCACGATCCCGGAAGAGGCCAGGAAGGCACTGAGCTCGACGGGATTCGACCCGGTGGAGCTGTACCTGCCCTCCGAGTTCGCCGATCGGGTCCTCGACACGAACCGCCCCGCCGCCGATCGGGTGCGTGTGATCTCGGCGAGCACGGCGAGAACCTGACACCGCCGACTCGGGGAGACGTGCTCGTTCCGGTTCCGGGAGCTCCGAAGAACACCGGTGAACCGCCCCGGCCGAACCGGCCACACCGGGATCCGCGCAGTCCTGCTGCGGGGACGGCGCGCGAACTCCGCGGAGGAACGCGGCGGTATGCTTCCGGGAGCGTCGACCGCTCCCCACCGAGGAAACCCGCATGAACTCCAGAAGGCTGACCCTCGTACTCGTCCGCAGCGCAGTGTTCCTGATCGTGGGACTGGTCCTGTTCACCCTCGTTGGGTGGTCCGGCTACGCGGTCGTGGCGGTGGGACTCATGGCGGCCGCGATCCTCGTACAGCTCGGCGGCATCCTGTGGTTGCGCCGTTCGGAGGGCAAACGGCCGTTCACCGCCGTCTCCGCGGATTCCCGGGACTCCGCGGAGAAGCCTCGCTAGGTGTCCGTTCCGCGGGAACCGCGACGGTTCCGTGCCGGCCCCCTCCCCGTGGTTCCCACCGCGGCACCTCCTTTCCGACTTTCCGAACAGCTCCCCACGCGCAGGCCCCGGTAGTTTCACGCGGACCCCGCGTTCCATACCGGACCGTGTCCGAAGCCCCCGTTCACGCGGATGCTCCCGCCCTCTTCGAGGGGGTTCACCGGACCGGAAAGACAAGACCGTCCTCCCCGGGAGGTTCCTCCCGTATTGGGCGTACGCTGGGGATACATCGTCGATGTCCGGCTGGGCGGCTCCGGCTCCGGAGCTCTAACACTTGCCCTTTCACTCTTTTGGCCTACCGGGTCTTCTGACCGGAATATCGGTTTTGCGACACTTGCGCGGCGCGGCTCGAGCAGCAACATCCACCGGTCGGCGAAACTCTTCCCACGGAACGAACGGCGGCGGAACACGCTCGAGTCCACGCGACCACCGGGGGCGAAATACCCGGGAAATCAGTCATTGCACCAGCGATATAAGCACAGGTAGGTCGTGGTTACTAAGCAGGTTGAGCAACCCAGTCATGTTGTCACACCCCACGCTCCCGAAGGTCGACAACGACCGCGTGAGAACGAGGTGGACCAGGCCATAGATCGGATCATCGAAAAGGGGCGTCCCCGCCTCTACCGAACTTGGCCTCAGCTGTTGGCGACCGCGCTGGTCGCGGGTGTGGAAGTGGCGTTGGGCGTGCTCGCCCTGCTGACCGTCGAGCAGAGCACCGGCAGTTCACTGCTGGCCGGTCTGGCCTTCTCAGTAGCCCTGGTCGCGCTGCTGCTCGGTCACGCCGAGCTGTTCACCGAAGGCTTCCTGGTTCCGATCGTGGTCGTCACAGCCCGCCAGGCCTGTTGGCGACGACTGGCGCGTTTCTGGGGTGGAACCCTCACCGGAAACCTGATCGGCGGATGGGCACTGATGCTCGTGGTGATCACGGCCTTCCCCGAACTGCACTCGACGGCCGTCGAGATGGGCGGGAAATTCGCCCTCGCCCCGTTCTCACCGCAGAACCTGTGCCTGGCGATCCTGGCCGGCAGTTCCATCACCCTGATGACCAGGATGCACAACGGCACCGACAACGACATGGCCAAGCTCACGGCCAGCGTGCTGACCGGATTCCTCATAGTGGGCACCGGCATGCACCACTCGGTGCTGGACAGTCTGCTGATCTTCGGGGGAATCCACGCGGGAGCCGACTACGGCTACGTGGAGTGGCTCAGCTGGTTCGGTTGGGCCCTCGGCGGCAACATCATCGGCGGGGTGGGGATCACCACCGCGCTGCGGTTGATCCGTGGTCACGCGCGCATCAGGGAGTGGCGCTACGCCTGATCGAGGCTTTCCGTCCTCCCCTGGCGCAGGTGCCCGGTTCGCGGAACCTCCCGCGGTCCCGTGAGCGGGTGCCCCCGACTTCGGATAACGACGAGCCGTTTCCACGGCCCGCCCGGGTCCGGCGCATGCCCGGACCCGGGCGGCGCCCGAGTGGGCGCGGCCGGCGAACGGCGTTCACACACGTTCGCCGGCCGCGCCCACCGGTCGGTCACGGTCCACCGGTCGGTCACGCGTTCCGCGGTGACCAGTAGTCCAGCATTTCCGCGAAGGTCTCGAAAGCCGGCTTGGAGTTGCCGTACGGCGCCTCCAGATGAACGCTCAGCGGGAAACCGAGGTCGTGCACCCCGTCGATGACCCGCTTGTAGAGATCGACCAGCTGACGCTTCCGCTCCTCGAAGGACTTCTCGGCGAGCCTGGCGACGAACTCCTGCTCCTGCTCGACCACGGGGTTGCCCGGGTCCTGGATGAGCCAGTCGATGAGCTTGGCCTTGCTCTCGGCCCCCGGCACGAAGCCGAAGGAGAGCAGGATCTCCGGACGGTGCGGCGTCTGCTGCGCGAACTCCTTGAGGAAGCCCACGATGGAGTCCGAGTACAGCAACTGGGTCATGCCGTAGGTGGCGCCCTGCTCGCACTTGAAATTGAACCGCCCGTGCTCACCCTCACGGGTCGGGATCAGGATCACGCCCCGGTTGGGCACGAGATCCTTGAACTCGGCCAGGGCGTCCGTGGGAGCCATCCCGGGGCCTTCGCCGTCGTTCATGTTGCGCGGCACTCCGACGAAGGAGATGCCGTCCATACCGGCGTTGCGCAGATCACCGAGACGCTCGGTCAACTGCTGCTTGTCGTGGAAAGCGGTGACCTGGGTACACAACCCCTTCACATCACCGATCTCCGGACGAACTGCGTGCCAGAAATCGAGCGTGTCCATCTTCTGCTTGATCTCGACCGGCCGATCGTCGTCCTCGGCGATCAGGCCGGGGATCATCAGGTGCTGGATGCGGTCCCCGAGCCCGGACGTGCGGCAGCTCTCGGCCACCTTGCGGCCTTCCTCAACTGCGCTCTCCACACCGCCGTCTTGGTCCGGCGGCACCAGTTCGAGTGCGATCGTTTCCATGTCGGCCTCAGGTTTTCCTTCTGTCGACGTCGGTCACGGCGGATCGCGGCAGCCCTTGGGGGCCAACCCGCACCACCGCGAGCACGATTCGTGCCACGAGCGAGCAACGTACGGACGCCAGTAAGGCGGAAACACCTCCATTCGTACCAGCGGCACTGCTCCGAATGGAGTAATATCCGAAGTTGACGACACCGTGCCGTTCGGAAAAACACCAGGTCACGAAGCACACCACTTCGGAGGGGTTCGAACCGTTGCGCCATCCCGGTGATATGTGTCGCACGGCGTGACCCGACGAAACCGACATCACGGGAACACGGCGACGGCGCGGCCCCGGCGGCCTACCGCTCAACGGGTGTCTGCACTGCGGATTCACTTCCGAACCCACCCACACGTGACCCGCCGACATCCGCGAGGAACCGGAACACGGAGCCGTACCCACGGTCGGTGTGGCGTTACGCACTCGAACTGTGTGATTCATCACTTTTTCAGCCGGGGACAGACCCGCCCAGCGCACGAGCGCACACCGGAACGACCCCACGGACCGGCCGCTGTCGAACCGCTCGCGCTCACCGCGACAGCCAGACACCGGTGCTCCGACACGCTCCCGTCACTCGACAGATCGACACTCACGGTGAGCTCCAGCACACATCGGGTCCCCGGAGGTGGCTCCGCCCCCCTCCGACAGCGTTGACTCGACGCGTCCGAGCAGTACCCGAATCAATCGAGGGAACACGTGAGCATCTGGATGCTGCTACTGGCGGGCACGATCGTGCTCGGCGGAGCGATCGTGCAAGGATCCGTCGGCTTCGGCATGAACCTGATCGCCGCTCCACTACTGGCCATCGCCGATCCCGTTCTGGTGCCGGTTCCGCTGCTGATCACGGGATCGGCCTTCGCGGTGCTCCCCCTGCTGCGCGAACGTGGCCAGGCGGACTGGCGCGGAGTGCGCTGGGGACTGTTCGGGCGGGTGCCCGGCGCGATCATCGGGGTGGCGGCACTGGCGCTGCTGCCCAGCAGATGGCTGGCGGTGCTCATCGCGATAGTGGTGCTCATCTCGGTGGGACTGTCGCTGTTGACCTGGCACCCGACCCCCGTTCCGGGAACGCTGTTCACAGCGGGCATGTTCAGCGGCGTGTTCGGCACTGCCGCCGCTGTCGGAGGACCCCCCATAGCGCTGGTCTACCAGCACAACGCGGGTCCCACCGTGCGCAGCACGCTCAGCGCGTACTTCGCTCTGGGGTCGCTGCTCTCGCTGGGCGTGCTCCTGCTCTCCGGCCAGGTGCAGGGCCAGCAGCTGTTGGCCGCGGCGGTGCTCTTCCCGTTCGCCCTGCTCGGTTTCCTGATCTCCGGCCCGCTCCGTCACCTGCTCGACCGGGGAAGGACCCGGCCCGCACTGCTGCTCGTGGCGGCCTTCAGCGCCGTGGTGCTGCTGTTCAAGGCACTGGCCTGACGAGCACGTGGTCGCGCTGTTCCCGTTGAACGGCACGGGAACAGCGCCACACGCCCCCGGATCCGCCGCACCGCACCGGCGACGACACGGCCACCACCTGCCGCCGCCCCGGCCGGCGGTGGTCGAACGTCCCAGAATGGAGTCATGCGGATCGCAGCGGAACGAGGGGACATCACGGAACAGCACGTCGACGCGGTGGTCAACGCGGCGAACTCGACCCTGCTCGGCGGGGGTGGTGTCGACGGAGCGATTCACCGGAGTGGCGGACGGGAGATCCTCGACTCCTGCCGAGAGCTGCGTGCCGGTGACTACCCCGACGGGCTGCCGGTCGGCGCCGCGGTGGCCACCACGGCAGGCCGCCTACCGGCCCACTGGGTGATTCACACGGTCGGACCGGTGTACTCCTCCGCCGAGGACCGCTCGAACTCGCTGGCTTCGTGCCACGGCGAGGCCCTGCGCGTGGCCGACTCCCTCGGCGCACGGAGCGTGGCTTTTCCGGCGATCTCCACCGGGGTGTACGGCTACCCCGTGGAGGAGGCCGCCGAGATCGCCGTACGCACCGTCCGCACCGCCGACTCGGCGGTGGAGACCGTCCGCTTCGTGTTGTTCGACGAACGAACCCGGGAACTCTTCGCTGCCGAGATCGGGCAGGACTGAACCACCGCCGGAGATCTCCGGCGGGCACGATCGCGGTCCGATGTGGATCGGAACCGACACTCCGGCCCCGCTTCGGGGAACCGAGCGGAATCGGACCTTGCTCGGAAGAGCGACAAGACGTGCCGGGGCGAGGGGTGCCGAGCGTACCGGCCGAATTCGACGTGAATCACATGTCGACGTAGGTCACATTCCTCCCATCTTTGCCGTTACGTGAGGGTAGAGTTCGGTGTGCTCGCGTGAGCCCCGTTGGTGTGGCTCCGCTCGCACTCTTTTCCCCGATTCACGTCCCTGACGAAAGAAGATGATGTCGCGACCCGTCTTGCCGCGTTTCCGTCCGCAGTGGCTCTCGCCTCGCGTGCTGCGCACCGAAGTGCTCGGAGGCCTCGTCGTAGCGCTGGCCCTCATCCCCGAGGCCATCTCGTTCTCCATCATCGCCGGGGTGGACCCGCGGGTGGGGCTGTTCGCCTCGTTCACCATGGCCGTGACCATCTCGTTGGCGGGCGGGCGCCGCGCCATGATCTCGGCGGCCACCGGGGCGATCGCGCTGGTGGTGGCCCCGGTCGCCCGTGAGTACGGGGTGGACTACCTGGTCGCCACCGTGGTGCTGGGTGGAGTGATCCAGGCCCTGCTCGGTCTGGCGGGCGTCGCCCGGCTGATGCGCTTCCTGCCGCGCAGCGTGATGGTCGGCTTCGTCAACGCGCTGGCCATCCTGATCTTCACCGCCCAGCTGCCGTACCTGACCGACGTCCCCTGGAGCGTCTACGCGCTGGTCGTCGCCGGGCTGGCCGTCATGGTCGGACTGCCCCGCCTGACCACGGTGATTCCCGCCCCGCTGGTGGCCATCGTCACGCTGACCGCGGTCACCGTGATCGCGGGCATCGCCGTGCCCACAGTGGGCGATCAGGGCGAACTGCCGCACACCCTGCCGACACCGGGTATCCCCGACATCGCGCCGACCTTCGAGACGCTGCGGATCATCGGACCGTACGCGGTGGCCATGGCCCTGGTCGGGCTCATGGAGTCGTTGATGACCGCCAAGCTCGTCGACGACATCACCGACGAGCACTCCAACAAGACCCGGGAATCCTGGGGACAGGGGCTGGCCAACGTCGTCACCGGCTTCTTCGGCGGCATGGGCGGCTGCGCCATGATCGGTCAGACCATGATCAACGTGAAATCCAGCGGCGCCCGTACCCGCCTGTCCACCTTCCTGGCCGGGGTGTTCCTGCTGATTCTCGTCGTCGCGCTCGGCCCCGTGGTCGCGCTGATCCCCATGGCCGCACTGGTCGGAGTCATGATCATGGTCTCGGTCGGGACGTTCGACTGGCACAGCGTGCACCCCGCGACGCTGCGCAAGATGCCCAAGAGCGAGACGGCGGTCATGCTGGCCACCGTCGCGGTCACCGTGGCGACCCACAACCTGGCCATCGGCGTCGTCGTCGGCGTCGTGCTGGCCACCGTCCTGTTCGCACAGCGCGTCGCGCACCTCGTCTCCGTGGACAGCGTGCTCGACCCCGACGGCAGCACCAAGATCTACCGGGTGACCGGGCAGTTGTTCTTCGCCTCCAGCAACGACCTGGTGTTCCAGTTCGACTACGCGGGCGACCCCGCCAACGTGGTCATCGACCTGTCTGAGGCCCACGTCTGGGACGCCTCCACCGTCGCCTCCCTCGATGCCGTGGAAACCAAGTACCACCAACGCGGCATCGACGTCTCGATCACGGGCATGAACGAGTCCAGCAAACAACGGCACCAGGCGCTGGCCGGCCGGTTGGGCGCGGGTCACTGAGCTCGTCCCGGAACGGGACCGTCGGTGTGGGTGGGACGTGCCGCCCACCCACACCGCCAGGCGAACCGAACGGCAAACCTCCGGTCAGCCGAGTCGCCGCCGTAGTGTGGCGGCGAACTCCTCGGCGGTGCGCAGTCGGGAACGCAGCTTCTCGCACCGCTGCTGCACCTCGTCGTGCAGCTGCGCCAGCCTGTGACGCTGCTGGTGGGACAGCTCCCCGGCCGAAGCCTCGAGCAACTCCACCAGCTCGCGCATCTCCTCCAGCTGGAACCCCAGCGGCTTCATCCGCATGATCACCAGCAGCCGTTCGATGTCCGGCTCGGTGTACAACCGGAACCCGCCCTGGCTGCGCGCACTCGGCACCACCAGACCGACCTCCTCGTAATACCGAATCGTGCGCAACGACAGGCCGGTGCGCTCGGCGACCTCACCGATCTGCACATGTCCGGACACAGCCGCGCCCCTTCCCTGTCCACCGGGTACCGTGTCGACCCGCCCCACGGGGCTCGGTGCCGACCATTGATTGTCGCCTCAGGGTATTCGTGGTGTTCGCAGGGCCTTCGAAAACGGGCGGACGCCCGGGCCTCCTTCCGGGACGCCGCCCGCCCCGCTTCCCCGCGCGGGCAGGACCGAACGCGGTGACGTGCGTCGCACGACGTCGATCATATACCGACCGTGTGGTATGCCTGCCGTTCACCGCTCGCGTCGTGGAGGTGACCGTGTCGAGTACGGGATGGACGGAACCGGGAGCGCACGAAGTCGCGCCGGGAGTGCACCGGATACCGCTTCCGATGCCCGGTGACGGTTTACGCGCGGTCAATGTGTACGCGATCCGCAACGCCTCCTCCATAACGCTGATCGACGGTGGCTGGGCCCTCGACGAGTCAAGGGAACGGCTGGCCGAGGCGCTGGACAGTTTGGGAGCCGGACTCGGCGACATAGACCGCGTGCTCGTCACCCACGTGCACCGGGACCACTACACCCAGGCCGTCGCGCTACGTGAGGAAGTCGGCTGCCGGGTTTCCCTCGGAACCGGGGAACACCCCAATCTGCTGTGCCTCACAGCACCCGACAGCGTCCCGATGGGAAAGCAGCGCGCGGAACTGGCCGAGTGCGGGGCCGAGCCGGTACTGCGGGCGCTGAACGCCGAGCTCGCCCGGCAGTCGCCGCCCCAAGAACAACACTGGCAGCCCCCCGACGAGTGGCTCACCGAACACGGCGGGGTCGAGCTGGCCGATCGCACTCTCCGGGTGGTGCGCACCCCCGGGCACACGCGGGGTCACGTGGTGTTCCTCGACGAGACCAACGGACTGATGTTCACCGGGGACCACGTGTTGCCGAGCATCACGCCGTCCGTCGGCCTCGAACAGGCCCCCGGCGAGCTCCCGTTGCGGGACTACCTCGAATCACTACGCACGATCCGCGCGTTTCCGGACGCCCGGATGCTGCCCGCACACGGCCCCGTCCGGGACGGTGTTCACTCCCGAGTGGACGAACTGCTCGCCCACCACGAGCACAGGCTCGACACCATGGCCACGACCGTGACCCGGGGAGCGGACACGGCCTACGAAGCCGCCCGTGCCCTGACCTGGACCCGGCGTGAACGCGTCCTCGACGAACTCGACCCCTTCAACCGGACGCTGGCGGTACTGGAGACCTCGGCCCACCTCGAACTGTTGGTCCACCGGCGACGGCTGACCAGTGAGCGAGTCGAGGGGGTCCTGCACTACACCACGAGCTGAGCGGCACCGCGCTGCCCGCCCGGAGGCGATTCACGAGGGGCGCACGGCGTCCCCTCCCACCGGGGTCTCGGACGCGCGGCGTCCACGCACCACAGCGCCGATCAGCGCCACGACGGCCCCTCCCAGCGCGTAGGCGGCGATGACCAGCACGTCGACGGTGATGCCGTGCGCTCCGAAGTAGACGATGTTGCGGACCGCCTCGGTGCCGGCTCCGTTCGGCAGCGCCGCGCTGATCGCACGCCAGAATCCCGGAAGCAGCTCCGGCGCGTAGGCGCCCCCGGCACTGGGGTTGCCGAGCACGACG
This genomic stretch from Actinopolyspora halophila DSM 43834 harbors:
- a CDS encoding O-acetyl-ADP-ribose deacetylase — encoded protein: MRIAAERGDITEQHVDAVVNAANSTLLGGGGVDGAIHRSGGREILDSCRELRAGDYPDGLPVGAAVATTAGRLPAHWVIHTVGPVYSSAEDRSNSLASCHGEALRVADSLGARSVAFPAISTGVYGYPVEEAAEIAVRTVRTADSAVETVRFVLFDERTRELFAAEIGQD
- a CDS encoding sulfite exporter TauE/SafE family protein, with protein sequence MSIWMLLLAGTIVLGGAIVQGSVGFGMNLIAAPLLAIADPVLVPVPLLITGSAFAVLPLLRERGQADWRGVRWGLFGRVPGAIIGVAALALLPSRWLAVLIAIVVLISVGLSLLTWHPTPVPGTLFTAGMFSGVFGTAAAVGGPPIALVYQHNAGPTVRSTLSAYFALGSLLSLGVLLLSGQVQGQQLLAAAVLFPFALLGFLISGPLRHLLDRGRTRPALLLVAAFSAVVLLFKALA
- a CDS encoding formate/nitrite transporter family protein gives rise to the protein MDQAIDRIIEKGRPRLYRTWPQLLATALVAGVEVALGVLALLTVEQSTGSSLLAGLAFSVALVALLLGHAELFTEGFLVPIVVVTARQACWRRLARFWGGTLTGNLIGGWALMLVVITAFPELHSTAVEMGGKFALAPFSPQNLCLAILAGSSITLMTRMHNGTDNDMAKLTASVLTGFLIVGTGMHHSVLDSLLIFGGIHAGADYGYVEWLSWFGWALGGNIIGGVGITTALRLIRGHARIREWRYA
- a CDS encoding sirohydrochlorin chelatase, which encodes MSGNVAPSPGRGTHHPDRGARSCSTGSRAPSLLLVAHGTRDPRGGRTVERLTAAASEALGVTGRMANVDVTGPTVAEALNGLAGPVVAVPAFLASGYHVRTDLPAQLEQHGRTDVTVTEPLGPAEELAEVMLRRLGRAGRRPGDPVVFAAAGSADPGALAEVGDMATSLGRLVHPAGKALEPTYITSTRPRTGEVCAAGGHGPRTFIAPYLLAPGLFHRWLTEMPSAGVAEPLGDDREVVRLVTRRYRSVLTTG
- the nirB gene encoding nitrite reductase large subunit NirB, producing the protein MNRTLVVIGHGMVGHRLVEEVRERDPEQHWRIVVLGEEPSPAYDRVGLSAYMTEATAEELMLTGQEVHRDERVRLRTGVGAERVDPRTSTVLTTAGESIHYDALVLATGSRPFVPPVEGAELPGCHVYRTLDDLDGIRAASEAGAEGVVVGGGLLGLEAADALRKLGMRPHVVEFAPRLMPVQVDEGGGAVLGRLVGELGIEVHTGAAVDSVREGTHGGVSAVSLTDGTVIDTDLLVFSAGIRPRDDLAESAGLERGQRGGFLVDNSCRTGSAGVWAIGECAAVEGRCHGLVAPGYQMASAVADQLTGRGDTEFGGADEATKLKLVGVDVAGFGDAHGRSDGALEVTYANNAAGTYAKLVLDDDASTLLGGVLVGDAETYGTLRPLVGKPLPAAPEQLLFPDAGGGGGTGALPEDATVCSCHNVSKADIAGVISSGQAEDVAGIKSCTKAGTGCGSCVPMLKSLLDEAGVVTSNALCEHFPQSRSELFEIVRATGVKSFSELISRYGTGRGCDICKPAVASILAGLSDAHILDEEQATLQDTNDRFLANMQRNGTYSVVPRVPAGEITPDKLITLGQVATEFGLYTKITGGQRVDMFGARVEQLPEIWRRLVDAGFESGHAYGKALRTVKSCVGTDWCRYGVQDSVSMAIRLELRYRGLRAPHKIKAGVSGCARECAEARSKDFGVIATEKGWNLYVGGNGGFDPRHSGLLASDLDDERLVVLLDRFLMFYVRTAERLQRTAGWIESFDNGVEHVRAVVVDDVLGIASDLEDAMARHISDYTDEWAAVLEDREKLSRFVSFVNAPEAPDPTIEFTEERGQIRPAPIDLPTPVVERDREFSSEEVSA
- a CDS encoding SulP family inorganic anion transporter, coding for MMSRPVLPRFRPQWLSPRVLRTEVLGGLVVALALIPEAISFSIIAGVDPRVGLFASFTMAVTISLAGGRRAMISAATGAIALVVAPVAREYGVDYLVATVVLGGVIQALLGLAGVARLMRFLPRSVMVGFVNALAILIFTAQLPYLTDVPWSVYALVVAGLAVMVGLPRLTTVIPAPLVAIVTLTAVTVIAGIAVPTVGDQGELPHTLPTPGIPDIAPTFETLRIIGPYAVAMALVGLMESLMTAKLVDDITDEHSNKTRESWGQGLANVVTGFFGGMGGCAMIGQTMINVKSSGARTRLSTFLAGVFLLILVVALGPVVALIPMAALVGVMIMVSVGTFDWHSVHPATLRKMPKSETAVMLATVAVTVATHNLAIGVVVGVVLATVLFAQRVAHLVSVDSVLDPDGSTKIYRVTGQLFFASSNDLVFQFDYAGDPANVVIDLSEAHVWDASTVASLDAVETKYHQRGIDVSITGMNESSKQRHQALAGRLGAGH
- a CDS encoding MerR family transcriptional regulator; the encoded protein is MSGHVQIGEVAERTGLSLRTIRYYEEVGLVVPSARSQGGFRLYTEPDIERLLVIMRMKPLGFQLEEMRELVELLEASAGELSHQQRHRLAQLHDEVQQRCEKLRSRLRTAEEFAATLRRRLG
- the nirD gene encoding nitrite reductase small subunit NirD, translating into MNWQRICSESDLPTEFGVAALVDGHTVAVFRTATDEVYALGNVDPFSGAGVISRGIVGDREGEPTVSSPMHKQAFSLRSGQCLDEPETRLPTYPVRRRAETIEIAAS
- a CDS encoding mycobacterial-type methylenetetrahydrofolate reductase; its protein translation is METIALELVPPDQDGGVESAVEEGRKVAESCRTSGLGDRIQHLMIPGLIAEDDDRPVEIKQKMDTLDFWHAVRPEIGDVKGLCTQVTAFHDKQQLTERLGDLRNAGMDGISFVGVPRNMNDGEGPGMAPTDALAEFKDLVPNRGVILIPTREGEHGRFNFKCEQGATYGMTQLLYSDSIVGFLKEFAQQTPHRPEILLSFGFVPGAESKAKLIDWLIQDPGNPVVEQEQEFVARLAEKSFEERKRQLVDLYKRVIDGVHDLGFPLSVHLEAPYGNSKPAFETFAEMLDYWSPRNA
- a CDS encoding class I SAM-dependent methyltransferase, with the protein product MRFSRTRPRPDSISPTAHYTGYVWARNGLGNGGLSTARGGWYYRLLQPAMALSRAFGGPVLEDFLLARHRVIDHLLSAAIEAGHIDGVLELASGMSPRGYEFSRSYGSAINYVETDLPDMAARKHEALDRIGSLGPNHRVEALDVLHGQGGDDLLALAEEFTSGKGLAVISEGLLNYLPTEALRTLWSRVFAVLRRFDTGLYLSDLHVAEDNRGPVDALGATLLGRFVGTGLHFHFTIPEEARKALSSTGFDPVELYLPSEFADRVLDTNRPAADRVRVISASTART